The following are encoded together in the Lathyrus oleraceus cultivar Zhongwan6 chromosome 3, CAAS_Psat_ZW6_1.0, whole genome shotgun sequence genome:
- the LOC127127455 gene encoding jasmonate-induced oxygenase 2 — translation MITCAQTWPEPIVRVQSLAESGLNSIPSCYIKPLSQRPTKTNSTPQNDHIDININIPLIDFEHVSGEDQVLRETVLKNVSEACRECGFFQVVNHGIDHELMKSAKEVWREFFNLPLEVKEEFANSPSTYEGYGSRLGVKKGAILDWSDYFFLHYMPPSLRNQAKWPALPSSLRKVIDEYSEEVVKLGGRILELMSKNLGLKEDFLRNSFGGEDEVGACLRVNFYPKCPQPDLTLGLSSHSDPGGMTILLPDDFVSGLQVRKGNDWITVKPVPNAFIINIGDQIQVMSNAIYKSVEHRVIVNPTQDRVSLAMFYNPKSDLIIQPAKELVTKERPALYPPMTYDEYRLYIRMKGPCGKAQVESLASQI, via the exons ATGATAACTTGTGCTCAAACATGGCCGGAACCTATTGTTCGAGTCCAATCCTTAGCCGAAAGTGGCCTTAACTCAATCCCATCATGCTACATCAAACCACTTTCTCAAAGACCTACTAAAACCAACTCCACCCCTCAAAACGATCATATCGATATCAATATCAACATCCCTCTGATCGACTTTGAGCACGTCTCCGGCGAGGATCAGGTCCTCAGGGAGACAGTGCTCAAGAACGTCTCAGAGGCATGTCGTGAGTGTGGTTTTTTCCAAGTTGTAAACCATGGGATTGACCATGAGTTGATGAAGAGTGCTAAGGAAGTGTGGCGTGAGTTCTTTAACCTTCCACTTGAAGTGAAAGAAGAGTTTGCTAACTCTCCTAGTACTTATGAAGGTTATGGTAGTAGGTTGGGAGTGAAAAAAGGTGCTATTTTGGATTGGAGTGACTATTTTTTTCTTCATTATATGCCTCCTTCTCTTAGAAACCAAGCTAAGTGGCCCGCACTTCCATCATCCTTGAG GAAAGTGATTGATGAATATAGTGAAGAAGTGGTTAAACTAGGAGGAAGAATATTGGAATTAATGTCAAAAAATCTTGGTTTGAAAGAAGATTTTCTTAGGAATTCATTTGGGGGAGAAGATGAGGTTGGTGCTTGCTTAAGGGTTAATTTCTATCCAAAGTGTCCACAGCCTGACCTTACTTTAGGGCTGTCTTCTCACTCAGACCCTGGTGGTATGACCATTCTTCTACCTGATGATTTTGTGTCTGGACTTCAAGTAAGAAAAGGAAATGATTGGATCACTGTTAAGCCTGTCCCTAATGCTTTTATCATCAACATTGGTGACCAAATTCAG GTGATGAGCAATGCAATATACAAGAGTGTAGAACACAGGGTGATTGTGAATCCAACACAAGATCGTGTTTCATTGGCAATGTTTTACAATCCAAAAAGTGATTTGATCATTCAACCTGCTAAGGAGCTTGTGACAAAGGAAAGGCCAGCCCTTTATCCACCAATGACCTATGATGAATACAGACTTTATATTAGGATGAAAGGACCTTGTGGAAAAGCCCAAGTTGAATCTTTGGCTTCACAAATATAG